A single window of Microbispora hainanensis DNA harbors:
- a CDS encoding PaaI family thioesterase → MTTTANTRTHTWAPTTTPPADMSGIDFLRALLAGRFPPPPIAGTLGFTLVRVEPGVAVFEGETGEHQYNPLGSIHGGYFATLLDSALGCAVMSRLPAGRGYTTTQLNVHMVRPAFAHTGTLRCEATALHVGRTVATAEARLTAVGDGKLYAHGTTTCAIFPTAP, encoded by the coding sequence ATGACGACGACAGCGAACACGCGTACGCATACGTGGGCTCCGACGACCACGCCTCCGGCCGACATGAGCGGGATCGACTTCCTGCGGGCGCTGCTCGCCGGGCGGTTCCCGCCGCCCCCGATCGCCGGCACGCTGGGCTTCACCCTCGTCCGTGTGGAGCCGGGGGTCGCGGTCTTCGAGGGGGAGACGGGCGAGCACCAGTACAACCCGCTGGGCTCGATTCACGGCGGCTACTTCGCGACGCTGCTCGACTCGGCGCTGGGCTGCGCGGTCATGAGCCGCCTGCCCGCCGGGCGGGGCTACACCACCACCCAGCTCAACGTCCACATGGTGCGTCCCGCCTTCGCGCACACGGGAACGCTGAGGTGCGAGGCGACCGCCCTGCACGTCGGCAGGACGGTCGCGACCGCGGAGGCGCGGCTGACGGCCGTGGGCGACGGCAAGCTGTACGCCCACGGCACGACGACCTGCGCTATCTTCCCGACCGCGCCTTGA
- the leuC gene encoding 3-isopropylmalate dehydratase large subunit: MGRTLAEKVWEQHVVRRAEGEPDLLYIDLHLIHEVTSPQAFDGLRMAGRTVRRPELTIATEDHNVPTVLGPISDPVSRTQVETLRKNAAEFGIRLHPMGDAGQGVVHIIGPQFGLTQPGMTIVCGDSHTSTHGAFGAIAFGIGTSEVEHVLATQTLPAYRPKTMAIEVKGELPVGVTAKDLILAIIAKIGTGGGQGHIVEYRGEAVRKLSMEGRMTVCNMSIEAGARAGLIAPDETTFEYLRGRPHAPSGEDWDRAVEYWKTLRTDDDAEFDKVVEIDAATLTPFVTWGTNPGQGAPLGSTVPSPEQFADPVERSAAERALEYMGLTAGTPLRDIQVDTVFVGSCTNGRIEDLRAAAEILRGRKVVTRTLIVPGSMGVKKAAEEEGLHEVFKAAGAEWREAGCSMCLGMNPDTLKPGERSASTSNRNFEGRQGKGGRTHLVSPQVAAATAVTGRLTAPADL, encoded by the coding sequence ATGGGTCGCACACTGGCTGAGAAAGTCTGGGAGCAGCACGTCGTACGGCGTGCCGAGGGCGAACCCGACCTGCTCTACATCGACCTGCACCTCATCCACGAGGTGACCAGCCCGCAGGCGTTCGACGGCCTCCGCATGGCCGGCCGCACCGTGCGTCGCCCCGAGCTCACGATCGCCACCGAGGACCACAACGTGCCGACCGTGCTCGGGCCGATCTCCGACCCGGTGTCGCGCACGCAGGTCGAGACGCTGCGCAAGAACGCCGCGGAGTTCGGCATCCGCCTGCACCCGATGGGCGACGCAGGTCAGGGCGTGGTGCACATCATCGGCCCGCAGTTCGGACTGACCCAGCCCGGCATGACGATCGTCTGCGGCGACTCCCACACCTCGACCCACGGGGCGTTCGGCGCCATCGCGTTCGGCATCGGCACCTCCGAGGTCGAGCACGTGCTGGCCACCCAGACGCTGCCCGCCTACCGGCCCAAGACGATGGCCATCGAGGTCAAGGGCGAGCTGCCGGTCGGCGTGACCGCCAAGGACCTGATCCTCGCGATCATCGCGAAGATCGGCACCGGCGGCGGCCAGGGCCACATCGTCGAGTATCGCGGCGAGGCCGTGCGCAAGCTCTCCATGGAGGGCCGCATGACCGTCTGCAACATGTCGATCGAGGCAGGCGCGCGGGCGGGCCTGATCGCCCCCGACGAGACCACGTTCGAATACCTGCGCGGCCGTCCGCACGCGCCCTCCGGCGAGGACTGGGACCGGGCCGTCGAATACTGGAAGACGCTGCGCACCGACGACGACGCCGAGTTCGACAAGGTCGTGGAGATCGACGCCGCGACCCTCACGCCGTTCGTCACGTGGGGCACCAACCCGGGCCAGGGCGCGCCGCTCGGCTCCACGGTGCCGTCGCCCGAGCAGTTCGCCGACCCGGTCGAGCGGTCCGCCGCCGAGCGGGCGCTGGAGTACATGGGCCTGACCGCGGGCACGCCGCTGCGCGACATCCAGGTGGACACCGTCTTCGTCGGCTCCTGCACCAACGGCCGCATCGAGGACCTGCGCGCCGCCGCCGAGATCCTGCGGGGCCGCAAGGTCGTCACCCGTACGCTGATCGTCCCGGGCTCCATGGGCGTCAAGAAGGCCGCCGAGGAGGAGGGCCTCCACGAGGTCTTCAAGGCGGCCGGGGCCGAGTGGCGCGAGGCCGGCTGCTCGATGTGCCTGGGCATGAACCCCGACACCCTGAAGCCGGGCGAGCGCAGCGCCTCGACCTCCAACCGCAACTTCGAGGGCCGCCAGGGCAAGGGCGGGCGCACCCACCTGGTCTCGCCGCAGGTCGCGGCCGCGACCGCGGTGACCGGCCGGCTGACCGCCCCCGCCGACCTCTAG
- the leuD gene encoding 3-isopropylmalate dehydratase small subunit produces MDAFTTHTGRAVPLRRSNVDTDQIIPAVWLKQVSRTGFEKGLFAAWREDPSFVLNDPAYEGASILVSGPDFGTGSSREHAVWALQQYGFRVVIASRFGDIFRNNSTKMGLLPVVLPEDVVKRLQDAAEADPKTEITVDLVERQVRSGDIVASFEIDDYTRWRLMEGLDDIGLTLRHADAIEEYENGRQPWLPTTV; encoded by the coding sequence ATGGATGCCTTCACCACCCACACCGGCCGGGCCGTGCCGCTGCGCCGCAGCAACGTGGACACCGACCAGATCATCCCGGCGGTCTGGCTGAAGCAGGTCAGCCGTACGGGCTTCGAGAAGGGCCTGTTCGCCGCCTGGCGCGAGGACCCGTCCTTCGTGCTGAACGACCCGGCGTACGAGGGCGCGTCGATCCTGGTGTCCGGGCCCGACTTCGGCACCGGTTCCTCGCGCGAGCACGCCGTCTGGGCCCTCCAGCAGTACGGCTTCCGCGTCGTGATCGCCTCGCGGTTCGGCGACATCTTCCGCAACAACTCCACGAAGATGGGCCTGCTGCCGGTCGTCCTGCCCGAGGACGTCGTCAAGCGGCTGCAGGACGCGGCCGAGGCCGACCCGAAGACGGAGATCACCGTCGACCTGGTGGAACGCCAGGTGCGCTCGGGCGACATCGTGGCCTCGTTCGAGATCGACGACTACACCCGCTGGCGGCTGATGGAGGGCCTCGACGACATCGGGCTGACCCTGCGTCACGCGGACGCCATCGAGGAGTACGAGAATGGACGGCAGCCATGGCTGCCGACGACCGTCTGA
- a CDS encoding IclR family transcriptional regulator: protein MDNSSGVGVLDKAVLVLNALEAGPASLAQLVQATGLARPTAHRLAVALEHHRIVSRDTQGRFILGPRLSELSTAAGEDRLLAVAGPVLTQLRDLTGESAQLYRRQGDERVCVAAAERASGLRDTVPVGSALPMTAGSAAQILLAWEEPDRLHRGLRGAKFTAATLASVRRRGWAHSVGEREQGVASVSAPIRGAGGKVIAAVSVSGPIERLTRTPGRMHAAPVVAAAERITEAMRRAN, encoded by the coding sequence ATGGACAACTCTAGCGGGGTCGGAGTACTCGACAAGGCGGTTCTCGTACTCAACGCCCTGGAGGCGGGCCCGGCTTCCCTGGCACAGCTCGTCCAGGCGACCGGCCTGGCAAGGCCGACGGCCCACCGGCTGGCCGTCGCGCTGGAGCACCACCGCATCGTCTCCCGCGACACGCAGGGCCGGTTCATCCTCGGCCCCCGCCTGTCGGAACTGTCCACAGCCGCGGGCGAGGACCGGCTGCTCGCCGTCGCCGGCCCGGTGCTCACCCAGCTTCGCGACCTGACCGGGGAGAGTGCTCAACTTTACCGGCGTCAGGGCGACGAGCGGGTCTGCGTGGCCGCCGCCGAGCGCGCCAGCGGGCTGCGCGACACGGTGCCGGTCGGCTCCGCCCTGCCCATGACCGCGGGTTCCGCCGCGCAGATCCTGCTCGCCTGGGAGGAGCCCGACCGGCTGCACCGCGGCCTTCGAGGGGCCAAGTTCACCGCCGCCACGCTCGCGAGCGTACGCAGGAGGGGCTGGGCCCACAGCGTCGGCGAGCGCGAGCAGGGCGTGGCGAGCGTCTCCGCGCCCATCCGCGGCGCCGGCGGCAAGGTGATCGCCGCGGTTTCCGTGTCCGGCCCCATCGAGCGGCTGACCCGTACGCCCGGCCGGATGCACGCCGCCCCCGTCGTCGCGGCCGCCGAGCGGATCACCGAAGCCATGCGCCGCGCGAACTGA